One region of Oscillospiraceae bacterium genomic DNA includes:
- a CDS encoding peptidoglycan-binding protein, whose product MSTAILTVRVSAFDEALPVPNAQIIVSNMDGSNITTVYSDENGLSPGIELQTPPREAQFDPNLPVRPYSKYIVEVIADGYVTERVVGVQMFADMPSELPINMPRAEQPGEIEEIDIPENTLLDPDAHRYETAPPPSLGRLHREVFIPTSIRVKLGAPTSAARVVTVSFIDYLKNVASSEIFPDWPYHSLRANIHCQISVAINRVFTEWYPSRGHNFDITNTTQFDQKFIDGRNIFASVGAIVDEIFNTYINRPPGVEPLFATYCDGHRVTCSGLSQWGTVTLANQGRDFLSILRFYFGVNTNVITTTNIRSNFESFSGTLSQGAAGANVQMLQRMLNRIRRNFPLIPQAAEDGVYGAQTAAAVRTFQQVFSLPQTGVVNRATWYRISQIFTAVTRLAELGSEGLPPPPGGNIPLPPPVPCGNPAYPGTLLRNGSRGENVRTMQRMLNNLGAQPRLAEDGIFGPLTENAVRTFQRKFELNADGIIGPITWARVVMECNNLTSAPPPTGETFDYTVTAGDTLWLLSQRFGTTVDVLRSLNGLVSDVLSIGQVLQIPGSTPAPPEGTFDYTVVAGDTLWLLSQRFGTTVDALRSLNGLINDVLNIGQVLRIPSANRVIAVQAIEADNAVVPDDMPESLLGADGLIFPGETLRADMQSDAIRQMQQYLNDIGRVYAQIPQIKVEGHYGPLMQLAVLSFQRLFGLTASGNIDVATWKEIVGRRGALYD is encoded by the coding sequence ATGAGTACAGCGATACTTACTGTGCGGGTGAGTGCTTTTGATGAGGCACTTCCTGTTCCAAACGCTCAAATTATTGTCAGCAATATGGATGGAAGCAACATTACGACGGTGTATTCCGATGAAAATGGCCTTTCGCCGGGCATTGAGCTGCAAACGCCGCCACGTGAGGCGCAATTTGACCCCAATTTGCCCGTGCGGCCGTACAGCAAATACATTGTCGAGGTGATAGCAGACGGGTATGTGACAGAGAGAGTCGTCGGTGTGCAGATGTTTGCCGACATGCCGTCGGAATTGCCGATCAATATGCCGCGCGCCGAGCAGCCCGGCGAAATTGAGGAAATCGACATCCCAGAAAATACGTTGCTTGACCCTGATGCCCATCGCTATGAAACGGCACCGCCGCCGTCATTGGGGCGCTTGCACCGCGAGGTGTTTATTCCGACGAGTATTCGCGTCAAACTCGGTGCGCCGACGTCGGCCGCGCGCGTTGTTACTGTGTCATTTATTGATTACCTCAAAAATGTGGCGTCGTCGGAGATTTTCCCCGACTGGCCGTATCACTCGCTCCGCGCCAACATTCATTGCCAGATTTCGGTGGCCATCAACCGCGTGTTTACCGAGTGGTATCCCAGCCGTGGACATAATTTTGACATTACCAATACCACGCAGTTTGACCAGAAGTTTATTGACGGGCGCAATATTTTTGCCAGCGTGGGTGCAATTGTTGACGAGATTTTTAACACTTATATCAATCGCCCGCCCGGTGTTGAGCCGTTGTTTGCGACGTACTGTGATGGACACCGTGTGACTTGCAGCGGGCTGAGTCAGTGGGGAACGGTTACGCTTGCCAATCAGGGCCGCGATTTTTTGTCAATTCTGCGATTCTATTTCGGCGTGAATACAAACGTTATCACAACGACAAACATTCGCTCGAACTTTGAGTCATTTTCCGGCACACTGAGTCAAGGCGCGGCGGGTGCCAATGTACAAATGCTGCAACGTATGCTCAATCGCATTCGGCGCAACTTCCCGCTGATTCCGCAAGCCGCTGAGGACGGTGTATACGGAGCGCAGACAGCGGCGGCGGTGCGAACGTTTCAACAAGTGTTTAGCTTGCCGCAGACGGGTGTTGTCAACCGCGCCACATGGTATCGGATTTCGCAGATTTTCACCGCTGTAACGCGGTTGGCAGAACTCGGGTCGGAGGGGCTGCCGCCACCGCCGGGTGGAAACATTCCATTGCCGCCGCCAGTGCCTTGCGGCAATCCGGCCTATCCCGGTACGTTGTTACGTAACGGCTCACGCGGCGAAAATGTGCGCACCATGCAACGTATGCTCAACAATCTTGGGGCGCAGCCGCGTTTGGCAGAAGACGGCATTTTTGGGCCATTGACTGAGAACGCTGTGCGTACTTTTCAGCGGAAATTCGAGTTGAATGCAGATGGCATCATTGGGCCGATTACATGGGCGCGTGTTGTGATGGAGTGTAACAATTTGACAAGCGCGCCGCCGCCGACCGGCGAAACTTTTGACTACACCGTGACGGCAGGCGATACGCTATGGTTGCTGTCGCAGCGATTCGGTACAACAGTTGACGTGCTTCGATCTTTGAATGGTTTGGTAAGCGACGTTCTCAGCATTGGGCAAGTGCTGCAAATTCCAGGCAGCACGCCAGCGCCGCCGGAAGGTACATTTGATTACACTGTGGTGGCAGGTGATACGCTATGGTTGCTGTCGCAGCGATTTGGTACAACAGTTGACGCGCTTCGTTCGCTAAATGGTTTGATAAACGATGTTCTCAACATTGGGCAGGTGTTGCGCATTCCAAGCGCCAATCGTGTCATTGCGGTGCAAGCGATTGAGGCAGATAATGCAGTCGTGCCGGACGACATGCCGGAATCATTACTTGGGGCAGATGGGTTGATATTTCCGGGTGAAACGTTGCGCGCTGATATGCAGAGCGACGCAATCAGACAAATGCAGCAGTATTTGAACGATATCGGTCGGGTGTACGCACAAATTCCGCAGATCAAAGTTGAAGGACATTACGGTCCGTTGATGCAGTTGGCTGTATTGTCATTCCAACGGTTATTTGGATTGACGGCAAGCGGAAATATTGACGTCGCGACATGGAAGGAAATTGTTGGACGGCGTGGGGCCTTGTACGATTGA
- a CDS encoding CDP-alcohol phosphatidyltransferase family protein, with protein sequence MKLRYIPNTITIIRFTLVASLVVISLLGYPLSLPSKIIFVLAGLSDMIDGPLARRIENAPSELGAELDSMADMFMVIVAIFFIMPAMNLWPWLWPGILVALGFKLMSAVPGLIKHRKVFFLHTISNKILGFLLFSAAVLYFIFPEANFVSMYILFIIFAVFVITFEEMVIISTLDYPNKDIRGFWQVKQINEEYREKQLMDSQPQSV encoded by the coding sequence ATGAAACTTAGATACATACCAAACACCATAACCATCATAAGATTTACTTTAGTGGCCAGCTTGGTTGTTATATCCCTATTGGGTTATCCGCTGTCCTTGCCGAGCAAAATTATTTTTGTCCTCGCTGGTTTGTCCGATATGATTGACGGGCCTTTAGCGCGCAGGATAGAGAATGCACCCAGCGAGCTTGGCGCGGAGCTTGACAGTATGGCTGATATGTTTATGGTTATCGTTGCCATTTTCTTTATCATGCCCGCTATGAATTTGTGGCCGTGGCTGTGGCCCGGCATTTTAGTGGCTCTTGGCTTCAAACTGATGTCAGCAGTACCCGGTCTTATCAAACATCGCAAAGTGTTCTTCTTACATACAATTTCAAACAAAATCTTAGGGTTCTTGTTGTTCAGTGCCGCCGTTTTGTACTTTATTTTCCCCGAAGCCAATTTTGTAAGCATGTATATCTTATTTATTATTTTTGCAGTGTTTGTCATCACATTTGAAGAGATGGTCATTATCAGCACACTCGACTATCCCAACAAGGATATCAGAGGGTTTTGGCAAGTCAAACAGATAAACGAAGAGTATAGAGAGAAACAGTTGATGGACAGCCAACCTCAAAGTGTATAA
- a CDS encoding S1 family peptidase, producing MKKTKKLGVIFVAVLMLSTIFASQAHGNARLNNESRVTASRIVDSYMYLSREMQEREDTAIEIYNQMRRAWGNDSEIYTPEDEMNYPKFYGGAFINEESSLVILVTSLNDDVVRYFERIIDVSQVTFEEVAHSIHDLKSVQESITEIMDLDSDDFFVSNIVSVGLYFPDNAVSVSVLQQGTVVRGGIFEQVFTHMVKNTVSMTADFCNSVEMDSISDIVNIEITDSNIELMTTVSPGNNISGPSVGFWARNAAGQLGIVSTGHFWSEGNHVNIGTTRFGIVERNIFTQSPNDVDASFIRRTNTTFQPTNHVPGHNFNLTRGRAGVSMPIGARAWSRGRVSGARTGLVTSANTNFTARHPTAGNVTIRGVVRTSIGVQNGDSGGIVAGGGTTSERHKAGIITGGTSTTTYHVPACRVVSRLGVTPW from the coding sequence ATGAAAAAAACAAAGAAACTAGGTGTCATTTTTGTTGCTGTACTTATGCTCAGTACAATATTCGCAAGCCAAGCCCATGGTAATGCTCGGCTTAACAATGAATCACGTGTTACGGCTTCACGCATAGTTGATTCATATATGTATCTTTCAAGAGAAATGCAAGAAAGAGAAGATACGGCAATTGAAATTTACAATCAAATGCGCAGAGCGTGGGGAAACGATTCAGAGATTTATACTCCAGAAGATGAAATGAATTATCCTAAATTTTACGGTGGTGCATTTATTAACGAAGAAAGCAGTCTTGTAATTCTTGTAACATCATTGAACGACGATGTTGTACGTTACTTTGAACGTATTATTGATGTGAGTCAAGTTACTTTTGAAGAAGTAGCACACTCAATACATGATTTGAAAAGCGTTCAAGAATCCATTACAGAGATAATGGATTTGGACTCCGACGATTTTTTTGTGTCAAATATAGTAAGTGTAGGACTTTACTTTCCTGACAATGCGGTAAGTGTATCTGTGTTGCAACAAGGGACTGTGGTAAGAGGTGGCATATTTGAGCAAGTGTTTACACATATGGTGAAAAACACAGTGAGCATGACAGCCGATTTTTGCAACTCCGTAGAAATGGATAGCATAAGTGATATTGTAAATATTGAAATCACAGACAGTAATATAGAGCTTATGACAACTGTTTCACCTGGTAACAACATTAGTGGTCCTAGCGTTGGTTTCTGGGCAAGGAATGCAGCGGGACAACTTGGAATTGTTTCAACAGGACATTTTTGGAGTGAGGGCAATCATGTCAACATTGGTACAACGAGATTCGGAATAGTAGAAAGGAATATCTTTACACAATCCCCTAATGATGTAGATGCAAGTTTCATTCGTAGAACTAATACTACGTTCCAACCCACAAATCATGTGCCTGGTCATAATTTTAATCTAACTCGCGGCAGGGCTGGGGTATCTATGCCGATTGGAGCGCGGGCGTGGTCAAGAGGGAGAGTTTCAGGGGCACGGACGGGATTAGTCACTAGCGCAAATACTAACTTTACTGCTAGACACCCTACTGCAGGCAATGTAACAATAAGAGGGGTTGTTAGAACGTCAATAGGTGTTCAAAACGGTGATAGCGGTGGCATTGTTGCAGGTGGTGGTACCACATCAGAGCGGCACAAAGCGGGGATTATCACAGGAGGGACTAGCACTACTACTTATCACGTTCCCGCTTGTCGAGTTGTTTCAAGGCTGGGCGTTACGCCTTGGTAA
- a CDS encoding TIGR03936 family radical SAM-associated protein produces the protein MAKTRFIYAKRGVAKYISHLDLMNVWRRTFNRAGIALTHSEGFNPHPYLSVALPLPVGAESHCEILDVKLEASPDDSILDKLNATLPPGLQALSYTQELRPIKDIAWTKVELRIKSADNGDKLAQFLTNGAVNIEKKSKSGMKTIDIVPHIAQSDVQADGEEIVYTVLLRASEPLISPTLLCQALAQTYPDMGWGSAAVTRLAVLDGAFLLLQ, from the coding sequence ATGGCAAAAACACGATTCATCTACGCTAAGCGCGGCGTAGCAAAATATATCTCGCATCTTGATTTGATGAACGTCTGGCGGCGGACATTTAATCGGGCGGGCATTGCATTAACACATTCGGAGGGCTTTAACCCGCATCCGTATTTGTCGGTGGCGTTGCCGTTGCCTGTGGGGGCGGAGAGCCATTGCGAGATTTTGGATGTCAAGCTGGAAGCGTCGCCTGACGACAGCATTCTCGATAAACTCAACGCTACGTTGCCACCGGGGCTTCAAGCGTTGTCGTATACGCAGGAATTACGCCCGATCAAAGACATCGCTTGGACGAAAGTGGAACTGCGGATAAAAAGTGCCGACAACGGCGATAAACTGGCGCAATTTTTAACAAACGGTGCAGTAAACATTGAGAAAAAGAGCAAATCCGGCATGAAAACAATCGACATCGTGCCACACATTGCGCAGTCCGATGTTCAAGCTGACGGCGAGGAGATTGTTTACACCGTATTGCTTCGCGCAAGTGAGCCGTTAATCAGCCCGACATTGTTGTGCCAAGCCTTGGCGCAAACGTATCCCGATATGGGGTGGGGGAGTGCCGCGGTGACGCGGCTGGCAGTGCTGGATGGGGCATTTTTACTATTGCAATAA
- a CDS encoding TIGR03960 family B12-binding radical SAM protein, producing the protein MNQHLLAQVRNPARYVGGEMHVIQKDKQSLKARIAFCFPEPYEIGMSYLGLQILYHVMNQRDDVWCERAFAPWVDMEVLLRETQTPLWTLESGDALHEFDMIAFTLQYELSYTNVLNMLSLGGVELLREKRDGLKHIVIAGGPCAYNPEPMSDFIDIFVVGEGEEVNGKLIDLYVDCKDGDKSKAAFLQKAAQIEGVYVPSLYDVGYNDDGTIAYITPKLGAPERVRKAIVQDLDAMPYPTKQLVPSCEVVHDRAMVELFRGCGRGCRFCAAGHTNRPLRYKSPQTLQQQGIDCLKHTGAEEISMISLSTSDYPHLDELCDGLLEYCQPRHISLSLPSLRADSFSLSLMQKVQATRKSGLTFAPEAGTARLRQVINKNLTEESLQNACGMAFSGGWTNVKLYFMMGLPTETDEDIDAIHGVAWRVFDTWRNSTPNKARAAKIGVSVSCFVPKPHTPFQWEAQETIESFQAKQAQLRNGMKKMVSYHWHDAEVSVLEGVLARGDRRLGRVIYRAWQDGCRLDSWSEFFDIKKWQKVFADEGLDTAFYAHRTRAKDEIFPWAHIDVGVTQAHLWRELEAAYNGEQSIDCLQGCMNCGVAGCRNEYSRPPVEVGK; encoded by the coding sequence ATGAACCAACACCTCCTCGCACAAGTCCGTAATCCCGCCCGTTATGTCGGCGGTGAAATGCACGTCATTCAAAAGGACAAGCAGTCGCTCAAAGCGCGCATTGCCTTTTGTTTCCCGGAGCCTTATGAAATCGGGATGTCGTATTTGGGGTTGCAGATTTTGTATCATGTGATGAACCAACGTGATGATGTATGGTGTGAACGTGCCTTTGCGCCGTGGGTGGACATGGAGGTGTTGTTGCGCGAAACGCAAACGCCGTTGTGGACGTTGGAAAGCGGCGATGCATTGCATGAATTTGATATGATTGCCTTTACATTGCAATACGAATTGAGCTACACCAATGTGCTAAATATGCTGTCGCTTGGCGGGGTCGAATTGCTGCGTGAGAAGCGTGATGGCTTGAAACATATCGTCATCGCCGGCGGGCCATGTGCTTACAACCCAGAGCCAATGAGCGACTTTATCGACATTTTTGTCGTCGGTGAGGGTGAGGAGGTCAATGGCAAGCTGATTGACCTGTACGTTGATTGTAAAGATGGCGATAAGAGTAAGGCCGCATTTTTGCAGAAGGCAGCACAGATTGAAGGTGTGTACGTGCCGTCACTGTATGATGTTGGATACAATGATGACGGCACGATTGCATATATTACGCCAAAATTGGGTGCGCCTGAACGTGTGCGCAAGGCCATTGTGCAAGACCTTGACGCTATGCCGTACCCGACAAAGCAACTTGTGCCGTCTTGCGAGGTGGTACACGACCGCGCTATGGTGGAATTATTCCGCGGTTGCGGACGCGGGTGCCGCTTTTGTGCGGCAGGGCATACAAACCGCCCGTTGCGGTACAAATCGCCGCAAACTTTGCAGCAGCAGGGAATTGACTGCTTGAAACACACGGGCGCAGAAGAAATCAGCATGATCAGTTTGTCTACCAGCGATTATCCGCACCTGGATGAGTTGTGCGACGGATTACTTGAATATTGTCAACCGCGGCATATTTCGTTGTCATTACCGAGTTTGCGTGCCGATAGTTTTTCGCTGTCGTTAATGCAAAAGGTGCAGGCTACGCGTAAAAGCGGGCTGACGTTTGCGCCCGAAGCCGGAACAGCGCGGTTGCGTCAGGTCATCAACAAGAATTTGACAGAAGAATCGTTGCAAAACGCTTGCGGTATGGCGTTTTCCGGCGGTTGGACGAACGTAAAATTATACTTTATGATGGGCTTGCCGACCGAAACCGATGAGGATATTGACGCCATTCACGGCGTGGCGTGGCGCGTGTTTGATACATGGCGAAACAGTACACCGAACAAGGCACGGGCGGCGAAGATCGGTGTCAGCGTATCCTGTTTTGTGCCCAAGCCGCATACGCCGTTTCAATGGGAGGCGCAGGAGACTATCGAGAGTTTCCAAGCCAAGCAGGCGCAGTTGCGTAACGGCATGAAAAAGATGGTGTCCTATCACTGGCACGATGCAGAAGTATCGGTATTGGAAGGTGTGTTGGCACGGGGTGACCGTCGCTTGGGACGTGTGATTTACCGCGCATGGCAGGATGGTTGCCGTTTGGATTCGTGGAGTGAATTTTTCGATATTAAAAAGTGGCAGAAAGTTTTCGCCGACGAAGGGCTTGACACTGCGTTTTACGCGCACCGAACACGCGCGAAGGACGAAATTTTTCCCTGGGCACACATTGATGTCGGCGTGACGCAGGCACATTTATGGCGGGAATTGGAAGCGGCATACAACGGCGAGCAGTCGATAGATTGTTTGCAAGGCTGCATGAATTGCGGTGTGGCCGGTTGTAGGAATGAATATTCCCGGCCGCCTGTGGAGGTTGGAAAATAG
- a CDS encoding AraC family transcriptional regulator, with protein sequence MNVLGHLNEAMAYIEKNLDGDIDVQYAAQIACCSEYHFRRMFSFLSGMSLGEYIRNRRLAEAALVLSNTDEKVIDVALQFGYESPDAFSKAFRAMHGITPMQVRKSDVSIQSFTPMTFQLNIKGGHKMDYRIIEKGAFNIIGVSGRIPLIYNGANSHTADVWKKLRQEDLLVLMEYSVVEPKGILNVYANYEDKTVEGTTLDYFVGIVADAILPERLMERYNVLTVEASTWAVFTSVGKHPDAAQETWARIADTWFPSSDYEMTGAPELMWYESYDFGKFDFKTEIWLPVRKANNAAV encoded by the coding sequence ATGAATGTATTGGGGCACTTGAATGAAGCAATGGCATACATCGAAAAAAATCTTGACGGCGATATCGATGTTCAATATGCCGCTCAAATTGCTTGCTGTTCGGAATACCATTTTCGCCGTATGTTCTCATTCCTATCGGGTATGTCGTTAGGTGAATATATCCGTAATAGGCGATTAGCAGAAGCAGCATTGGTATTGTCAAACACTGACGAAAAAGTCATTGATGTTGCATTACAGTTCGGGTATGAATCGCCTGACGCCTTTTCAAAAGCGTTTCGCGCAATGCACGGCATAACACCTATGCAAGTGAGAAAATCCGATGTTTCTATCCAATCATTCACACCCATGACCTTTCAACTAAATATTAAAGGTGGTCATAAAATGGATTATCGCATAATTGAAAAAGGAGCATTCAATATCATAGGCGTATCAGGGCGCATACCATTGATTTACAATGGGGCAAACTCGCATACGGCTGATGTATGGAAAAAGCTGCGGCAAGAGGATTTGTTAGTTCTTATGGAGTATTCGGTAGTAGAACCCAAAGGCATATTGAACGTATATGCCAATTACGAGGATAAAACCGTTGAGGGAACGACATTAGACTATTTTGTCGGCATTGTGGCTGATGCAATACTGCCGGAGCGTTTAATGGAGCGTTACAATGTTTTGACCGTTGAGGCTTCTACATGGGCAGTATTTACATCAGTCGGTAAACACCCTGACGCAGCACAAGAAACGTGGGCACGAATTGCCGATACATGGTTTCCGTCGTCAGATTATGAAATGACAGGTGCGCCGGAGTTAATGTGGTATGAGAGTTATGATTTTGGAAAATTCGATTTCAAAACAGAAATATGGCTACCGGTAAGAAAAGCAAATAACGCCGCAGTATAA